In Gambusia affinis linkage group LG08, SWU_Gaff_1.0, whole genome shotgun sequence, a single window of DNA contains:
- the LOC122835192 gene encoding ceramide kinase-like — protein MERPGRLLLLSELCVRSVAFDVSLSRSLLTWKRQASSPVYRPFRPSVNRVVPVSEIISVREEQRMNSSGRKDDCSWKKIKGGDGSDCRQAFTVLYVERCRQHHWRCAEVTFTCPDGVLCQTWVRRIREQLASISTRPRNLLVYINPYGGKRQGKRIYEQKVAPLFAQAGISTHVIVTDYANHARDHLKTEAELSKVDGVVSVGGDGMFSEIIHGLVWRTQIDNGVDLNCPDEDLSPCSLRIGIIPAGSTDCICFATVGTNDPVTSALHIIVGDSQPMDVCSVHHHNMFLRYSVSLLGYGFYGDMLTDSERKRWMGPARYDISGLKMFLTHHCYEGTVSYLPARDIIGTPRDAGRCRYGCTVCQHNGQIQSERAEKYKTNQDSECADDGEWRTIRGKFLAINAASMSCACPRSPKGLSPAAHLADGTTDLILVRKCSRFNFLRHLLRHINKNDQFDLAFVEVHRVVRFRFTPRYCQSDSDLELDLLENGKRQIFSHICRDHPACGCTRTNSSWNCDGEILTHTAIDVRVHCRLIKLFARGIEEPQVFADLSNPCVI, from the exons GCGTGAATCGCGTTGTGCCGGTGTCGGAGATCATCTCAGTCAGAGAGGAACAACGGATGAACAGCAGCGGTCGAAAAGATGACTGCAGCTGGAAGAAGATCAAAGGTGGAGATGGATCGGATTGCAGGCAGGCCTTCACAG TGTTGTACGTGGAGAGATGTCGTCAGCACCACTGGCGCTGTGCTGAAGTTACCTTCACGTGTCCAGATGGGGTACTCTGCCAGACCTGGGTCAGGAGGATCAGAGAGCAGCTAGCCAGCATCT CCACCAGACCCAGAAATTTGCTGGTCTACATCAACCCATATGGTGGGAAGCGTCAGGGCAAACGCATCTATGAGCAGAAGGTGGCGCCACTGTTTGCTCAAGCTGGGATCTCTACACATGTCATTG TCACTGACTATGCCAATCATGCAAGGGATCATCTGAAGACGGAGGCGGAGCTCAGCAAGGTTGACGG TGTGGTGTCTGTGGGAGGAGATGGCATGTTCAGTGAGATCATCCATGGTCTGGTGTGGAGGACACAAATCGATAATGGTGTAGATCTAAACTGTCCTGATGAAGACCTCTCTCCCTGCTCACTTCGCATTGGAATCATCCCTGCAG gTTCAACAGACTGTATCTGCTTTGCCACAGTTGGAACCAATGACCCAGTCACCTCTGCACTGCACATCATTGTGG GAGACTCTCAGCCAATGGATGTGTGTTCAGTTCACCACCACAACATGTTCCTGCGATACTCCGTCTCTCTGCTGGGATATGGTTTCTATGGCGACATGCTAACTGACAGTGAAAGGAAAAGATGGATGGGCCCGGCCAGATACGACATATCAG GTTTGAAAATGTTCCTGACTCACCATTGCTATGAGGGAACGGTGTCCTACCTGCCTGCCAGAGACATCATTGGAACTCCACGAGATGCAGGCAGATGTCGATATGG TTGTACAGTTTGTCAGCACAATGGACAGATACAGTCAGAGAGAGCTGAGAAGTATAAGACGAATCAAGACTCCGAATGTG CGGATGACGGAGAGTGGAGGACGATCCGAGGAAAGTTCTTAGCTATAAACGCTGCCAGTATGAGCTGTGCTTGTCCTCGCAGCCCCAAAGGACTCTCCCCTGCTGCTCACTTGGCCGACGGTACCACTGACCTCATCCTTGTCAGAAAATGTTCGCGCTTCAATTTCCTCAGACACCTCCTGCGACACATCAACAAAAATGACCAG TTCGACCTGGCCTTTGTGGAGGTCCACCGGGTGGTGCGTTTCCGCTTCACCCCGCGCTACTGCCAGAGCGACTCAGACCTGGAACTGGACCTGCTTGAGAATGGCAAGAGGCAGATTTTCAGCCACATTTGCAGAGACCACCCGGCTTGTGGATGCACACGCACTAACAGCAGCTGGAACTGCGACGGTGAGATCCTGACCCACACGGCCATCGACGTCAG AGTGCACTGCCGGTTAATCAAGTTGTTTGCACGAGGGATTGAAGAGCCTCAAGTGTTTGCGGACCTCAGCAACCCCTGTGTAATATAA